Below is a window of Buchnera aphidicola (Kurisakia onigurumii) DNA.
CCTTCCTCTTAATTGGTGTAATTGGGATAATCCGAACATATGAGAATTTTCCACTATAATAGAATTTACATTTGGTATATCTATTCCTGTTTCAATAATAGTAGTACATAATAAAACGTCAAATTTTTTATTATAAAAATCTTGCATTATAATTTTTAGTTTTCTTGGAGATAACTTACTATGACCTATTCGAATATTTAAATTTGGTATTATTTTTAATAGTTTTGTCATTACATTTTTAATTTTTAAAATGTCATTAAAAACATAGTAAACTTGTCCTCCTCTGCGTAATTCTTTTTTAATAATTTTTTTAATTAATAATAAATCATATTCTTGTACAAATGTTTTAACAGGTAGTCTTTTTTTTGGAGGTGTATTAATCATAGTTATATTACGTATTCCATGAATTACCATATTTAAAGTTCTAGGAAGAGGAGTTGCAGTTAATGTAAGAATATCTATTTGTGGGTATATTTTTTTTATATATTCTTTTTGAAAAACTCCAAATCTATGTTCTTCATCAATGATTAATAATCCTATATTTTTCCATATTATTTTTTTAAGTAAAATTTTATGAGTTCCTATTAAAATATTTATTTTTCCGTTTCGAAGATTTTTTAAAATTATATTTTCTTTTTTTTCTAATCGAGTTAAACATTGAATATTTACATTAAATTGATTAAATCGTTCTTTAAAATTATGAAAGTGTTGTTGTGCTAGCAATGTCGTAGGTACAAGAATAGAAACTTGTTTTTTATTTATTATTGATAAAAAAGATGCATGAATTGCTACTTCTGTTTTTCCTAATCCTACATCTCCACATATTACTCGATCCATAGGAATTGGTTTATACATGTCATGAAATACAGAATTAATAGCTTTTTTTTGATCTTTTGTAGTTTCAAAGGGACATTTTAGTATAAATTTTTGATATTTTTCTATATTGTTGATAAAGGAAAATCCTTTACTTGATTTTCTATGTGCATAAATTTGTAATAACTTTGCAGCTGAATCAAATATTTTTTTTACAATTTTATTTTTTTCTATATTCCATTTTTTACTTCCTAAATCACTTAATGTAATATTTGAACTATTTGGATGAGAATATTTTTTTATTAAATATAGATAATATATTGGAACATATAATTTTGCTTTATTAGCATATTCTAAAATTAAATATTCATTTTTTATATTATTTATTTTTATATTTTTTAATCCTTTATATCGACCGATTCCATGTTCTATATGTATGAATAAGTTATTAATTTTTATTTTTGTAATCCCTAAGTAAAGTTTTTAATGTATTTTTTATATAAAACTTTTTTATAAATATAAATATATTTATAAAAAAAATTTATATTATAGATAATATTTAATGTTTATAATAAAAATGTTAAAATATATATTAAAAATAATTATTAAATATATTTTTTAATATTAATATTAAAAAATATATTTAATAATTATTTTTATTTACTTACGAATAAAAATTTTTTAAAATTTATTTTATTTTTTTATTTTGAGTTAGATTATATATGATTATACGAATATATTTACATATTTTATTCAGATGCTTATGGAGTTCTTACAATAGTTTTTTTCTTAAGATCATGATTTTTTTTTCAATGTTAGGGATACTATTAGGAATAATTTCATTATTTATTGTTGTTTCTATGATGAATGGTATGTCTCATTATTTTAAAAAAAATTTGTTATCTAAATATCCTCATATAATAATTACTACAAAAAATAATAAAGTTCAAATAAATAATTTTCCTAAAGAAATTCTTTTAAGCAAAAAAATATATAAAATAATTCCTTTTATTTCAAAATTAGTATTTTTAAAAAAAAATAATTATATTTTTATGAAAAATTTAATAGGAATAAAAAAAAAATACAATATAAAAAAAAATAAATTAATTGATTTACATAGATTATTTTTTTTTAAAAAAAAATATATTAATATTTCTATTAGTTTTGATACAGCTAAAATTTTTAAATTATATTTAGGAGATATAGTAGAAATAATAGTTCCTTTTTATGATAAATCAGATAATTTTATAAAAAAAGAACAAAAAATTAAATGTAAAGTTTCTGGAATATTTAAGCTAAAAGGAAATGAAAGTAATGAAAAAATTTTTTTACATCAACATGATATGAGAAATATATTACATTTTTCTAATAAAAATATTACAGGATGGAATATTTGGATTAATAATCCATTACATGTTTCAGATGTAATTGATAAATTTAAATTTTCTTCAAATTTTATTTTCCAAGATTGGAGAGATACTGATGGTACTTTATTTACTGTAATGAAAATAGAAAATTCTATTATGAGAATATTTGTTTTTATTATTATGATACTATCATTTATCAATATCGCTATTTCTACTTGTATTTGTATCCAAGAAAAAAAAAATAGTATTGCAATATTTAAAACATTAGGATTAACTAATAAAAATATTTTTTTTCTGTTTATCTGTTATATCATGATAATAGGTTTTTCGGGAGTATTATGTAGTAACATAATAATGTTTTTTTTGTTATTTAAAATAAATATAATAAATATATTTTTAAATATAAGTGATACAGGTTTATGTATACCCATGGAATTAAATATATTTCAAATTTTTTTGATAAATTCTTGTTTTTTATTACTAATTATTTTATTTACTATATATCCTATTTATTATATTAGTAAAATATGTCCCATTAAGGTTTTGATACATGAATAAAAATCTTTTTATTTCTTGTATGAATTTATGTAAAAATACAAAAAATAATAATATACTCAAAAATATTAATTTTTCTCTTAAACAGGGAAATATGATGGTTATAATCGGATCTTCTGGATCAGGAAAAAGTACCTTATTACATATTATAGCAGGATTAGATTCAATATCTTCAGGAGATATATTTTTTAATGGAATTAGTATAAAAAATATGAATCAAGATCAATTATCTTGTTTAAGAAAAAATAATATAGGATTTATATATCAATTTCATTATTTGCTTTTTGATTTTAGTTGTTTAGAAAATGTTGCTTTACCTTTATTAATTAAAAAAGAAAAAAAATCAATTGCTTATGAAAAATCTATAAAAATGTTACATCAAGTAGGTTTAAAAGATAACATTTTTCATAAAAATCCTTCTTCTTTATCTGGAGGAGAAAGACAAAGAATAGCTATTGCTAGAGCTTTAGTGAGTAAACCTAAATTAATAATTGCAGATGAACCGACAGGAAATTTAGATGAAATTAATTCTCGGTTAGTATTAGATTTATTTTTAAAATTTAACAAAAAATATAATACTACTGTTATAGTTGTCACACATCATATTCAAATTTTTAAAGTATTTCCTATTCAAGCAGAAATGAATCAAGGAAATCTATTATTAAAAAATATTATATTATAAAGAATTACATAAAAAATTATGTATTTACCTTTTTTTTTATCTAAGCGATTAGACAACAAAAATAACAGAAATTCTTTGACAATTTTTGTAATAAATTTTTCCAAAATAGGAATATTAATTAGTATTTTTATAATTTTCATTACGTTAAGTATTAGAACGGGTTATAATGATAATTTATACAAAAAAATATTTTCTTGTATCCCTCATATTAATATTCAAGAACGATTAAATAATGAAAATATTACTTTTATCAAAAAAAGATTAGAAACAGTATCAGAAATAAAAAATATTAAACCTTATATTTTAAAAAAATGTATTTTAAAAAATAAAAATAATAAATTTCAATATATATATTTAAAAGGTATTTCTTTTATAAATAATCCAATAATTGATCATATTAAATTTATAAAAAAAAATAATAAAATAGAATTTAAAAAAAATCAACTTAATGTTGTATTAGGATCTAATATTGTTAAATCATTAAATTGGAAACAAGGTAACGATCTTGATTTGATTTTTTTAAATAAAAAAAATTTTTATTCTGATCATAATATTGATTTTATAAAAATTAATATTATAGGAATTTTACATACTGATACTAGTATGGATCAAAATTATATAATTACTCCTATAAAAAATATGCAATTAATATTAAATATTTTAAATAATTATGATGGGTTAGAATTACAATTAAATAAACCTTTAAAAGCAGATGCGAAAATAAATATAATCAAAAAAAAGATTTTCCCTTTTACACACATTTTTAATTGGAAAGATATTTTTTCAGAATTATTTTATGATATTAGAATAATAGAAATCATGATACAATTTTCGATATGTTTAATTTTACTTTTAACTTTTTTATTAATCACAGGATCTACTTTTATAAAAATAACAGAAAAATATCGTGAAATTGCTATA
It encodes the following:
- a CDS encoding ABC transporter permease — its product is MYLPFFLSKRLDNKNNRNSLTIFVINFSKIGILISIFIIFITLSIRTGYNDNLYKKIFSCIPHINIQERLNNENITFIKKRLETVSEIKNIKPYILKKCILKNKNNKFQYIYLKGISFINNPIIDHIKFIKKNNKIEFKKNQLNVVLGSNIVKSLNWKQGNDLDLIFLNKKNFYSDHNIDFIKINIIGILHTDTSMDQNYIITPIKNMQLILNILNNYDGLELQLNKPLKADAKINIIKKKIFPFTHIFNWKDIFSELFYDIRIIEIMIQFSICLILLLTFLLITGSTFIKITEKYREIAILKTLGVENNLIQKTFFLFSINNIIFPGVIGLVIGVFFVVILKYYIKNFFQINYYNNNIELNNYYLLVKFSWNNVIFTFILLISVFLLSIIYPLYKVKNFYPKKILVIS
- a CDS encoding FtsX-like permease family protein — its product is MIIRIYLHILFRCLWSSYNSFFLKIMIFFSMLGILLGIISLFIVVSMMNGMSHYFKKNLLSKYPHIIITTKNNKVQINNFPKEILLSKKIYKIIPFISKLVFLKKNNYIFMKNLIGIKKKYNIKKNKLIDLHRLFFFKKKYINISISFDTAKIFKLYLGDIVEIIVPFYDKSDNFIKKEQKIKCKVSGIFKLKGNESNEKIFLHQHDMRNILHFSNKNITGWNIWINNPLHVSDVIDKFKFSSNFIFQDWRDTDGTLFTVMKIENSIMRIFVFIIMILSFINIAISTCICIQEKKNSIAIFKTLGLTNKNIFFLFICYIMIIGFSGVLCSNIIMFFLLFKINIINIFLNISDTGLCIPMELNIFQIFLINSCFLLLIILFTIYPIYYISKICPIKVLIHE
- a CDS encoding DEAD/DEAH box helicase, producing MTKIKINNLFIHIEHGIGRYKGLKNIKINNIKNEYLILEYANKAKLYVPIYYLYLIKKYSHPNSSNITLSDLGSKKWNIEKNKIVKKIFDSAAKLLQIYAHRKSSKGFSFINNIEKYQKFILKCPFETTKDQKKAINSVFHDMYKPIPMDRVICGDVGLGKTEVAIHASFLSIINKKQVSILVPTTLLAQQHFHNFKERFNQFNVNIQCLTRLEKKENIILKNLRNGKINILIGTHKILLKKIIWKNIGLLIIDEEHRFGVFQKEYIKKIYPQIDILTLTATPLPRTLNMVIHGIRNITMINTPPKKRLPVKTFVQEYDLLLIKKIIKKELRRGGQVYYVFNDILKIKNVMTKLLKIIPNLNIRIGHSKLSPRKLKIIMQDFYNKKFDVLLCTTIIETGIDIPNVNSIIVENSHMFGLSQLHQLRGRVGRSNLQGYAWFLVHNLKNINEKSKIRLSILASIKNTSGIGILLSQYDLEMRGVGEILGKEQSGFINNIGIHFYSELLKKSIQILKNKNNLNKKDIFKKIPEIELNISSIFPSTYIENPCTRIKFYRKLSLVTKLKKLQKIEKKIIKKFGIFPEETKNLILITKIRIMSYYIGIKKIHSNDKKLTLFFLKKNNLNFTNLLNFIKKNVKIWKINKDNIIELNYSSKNQYDKKKFILNLVTNSFHNRLNQEKLINN
- a CDS encoding ABC transporter ATP-binding protein, which codes for MNKNLFISCMNLCKNTKNNNILKNINFSLKQGNMMVIIGSSGSGKSTLLHIIAGLDSISSGDIFFNGISIKNMNQDQLSCLRKNNIGFIYQFHYLLFDFSCLENVALPLLIKKEKKSIAYEKSIKMLHQVGLKDNIFHKNPSSLSGGERQRIAIARALVSKPKLIIADEPTGNLDEINSRLVLDLFLKFNKKYNTTVIVVTHHIQIFKVFPIQAEMNQGNLLLKNIIL